From the Exiguobacterium aurantiacum genome, one window contains:
- a CDS encoding CCA tRNA nucleotidyltransferase, whose translation MTEWEYAKRIIETINTHGGEAYIVGGAVRDYMLGTLPDDIDIATSLFPDEVMRLFPKSVPTGIDHGTVTVILDHHPFEVTTFRSEGTYSDSRRPDHVSLGVSLEEDMKRRDFTMNAMAFHDGNVVDLFGGRMDLEARVIRTVGSPYERFNEDALRIMRAFRFMAQLDFRLDDDVQRASEALGHKLQDIAMERVAIEFEKLLMGPAYRKALTAILDLGIHQYLPNVTEPLIRRVIADKRTPINPVGGWALFVYYADAPDWLTPWKRSNALKREAAVLARLFDKGLDTFTIYETKTETLAAYLDMSGRSETAEQLKRQLPIQSRQELCFNGRDALHIGARGPLIKQLLAHVERLVLERKLANEPESLRKEAERWLRHAEKS comes from the coding sequence ATGACGGAATGGGAATACGCCAAACGAATCATCGAGACGATCAACACCCACGGCGGGGAGGCGTACATCGTCGGCGGGGCCGTCCGTGACTATATGCTCGGTACGCTGCCGGACGATATCGATATCGCGACGTCGCTCTTCCCGGACGAAGTCATGCGCTTGTTCCCGAAATCGGTACCGACCGGGATTGACCACGGCACGGTGACGGTCATCCTCGACCATCACCCGTTCGAAGTGACGACGTTCCGTTCGGAAGGGACGTACTCGGATTCGAGACGGCCCGATCACGTCTCGCTCGGCGTCTCGCTTGAGGAAGACATGAAACGGCGCGACTTCACGATGAACGCGATGGCGTTCCACGACGGCAACGTCGTCGACTTGTTCGGCGGTCGGATGGACCTCGAGGCTCGTGTCATCCGGACCGTCGGCAGTCCGTATGAACGGTTCAATGAGGACGCGCTCCGCATCATGCGGGCGTTCCGCTTCATGGCCCAGCTCGACTTCCGGCTCGACGACGACGTGCAACGCGCCTCAGAGGCGCTCGGCCATAAACTGCAGGACATCGCGATGGAGCGGGTCGCCATCGAGTTTGAGAAACTGCTGATGGGCCCGGCATACCGGAAGGCGCTCACGGCGATACTTGACCTCGGGATCCACCAGTACTTGCCGAACGTCACGGAGCCGCTCATCCGCCGCGTCATCGCCGACAAACGGACCCCGATCAATCCGGTCGGGGGCTGGGCGCTGTTCGTCTATTATGCTGACGCGCCCGATTGGCTGACGCCGTGGAAACGTTCGAACGCGCTGAAGCGGGAGGCGGCCGTACTCGCCCGCCTGTTCGACAAGGGGCTTGACACGTTCACGATCTATGAGACGAAGACGGAGACGCTAGCGGCATACTTGGATATGTCCGGTCGAAGCGAGACGGCCGAACAGTTGAAACGGCAGTTGCCGATCCAATCGCGCCAGGAACTTTGCTTCAATGGTCGTGATGCGCTTCACATCGGGGCCCGCGGGCCACTGATCAAACAGTTGCTCGCCCATGTCGAGCGGCTCGTGCTCGAGAGAAAGCTCGCCAACGAACCGGAATCGTTACGAAAGGAGGCCGAACGATGGCTTCGACACGCGGAAAAGTCTTAA
- the panC gene encoding pantoate--beta-alanine ligase — protein sequence MNIVTTPNDLRELLTDVGTIGFVPTMGYLHEGHLSLVAAAKSENDLVVMSIFVNPTQFGPNEDLDRYPRDFERDEALAREAGVDVLFYPNTETMYPLDMARVTVRTGADVLCGASRPGHFDGVLTVVSKLFNLVRPTRAYFGLKDAQQVALIEGYVEDYFVPVEIRRCPIIREESGLAKSSRNVYLSETETSDASDINRALMEARGALAQGEAIRDVMARLEDRLANIPNSTIDYVEIKDYPTLTEATLASTELLIAVAVQFERARLIDNVIWKRG from the coding sequence ATGAACATCGTCACGACCCCAAACGACTTACGGGAACTGTTGACAGACGTCGGGACGATCGGTTTCGTCCCGACGATGGGTTATTTGCACGAAGGGCATCTCAGTCTCGTCGCGGCGGCCAAGTCAGAGAACGACCTCGTCGTCATGAGCATCTTCGTCAATCCGACGCAGTTCGGACCGAACGAAGACCTCGACCGCTATCCGCGTGACTTCGAGCGGGACGAGGCGCTCGCCCGCGAGGCCGGCGTCGACGTCTTGTTTTATCCGAACACGGAGACGATGTATCCGCTCGACATGGCACGTGTGACGGTGCGCACCGGCGCTGACGTCTTATGCGGGGCGAGCCGGCCCGGTCATTTCGATGGCGTTTTGACCGTCGTCTCGAAACTGTTCAACTTGGTCCGTCCGACGCGCGCTTATTTCGGTTTGAAAGATGCGCAACAAGTCGCTTTGATCGAAGGCTACGTCGAGGACTATTTCGTCCCGGTCGAGATTCGGCGCTGTCCCATCATTCGCGAAGAATCGGGTCTCGCCAAATCGTCCCGTAACGTCTATCTGTCGGAGACAGAGACATCGGATGCGAGTGACATCAACCGGGCCTTGATGGAAGCAAGGGGTGCGCTCGCGCAAGGCGAGGCGATTCGAGACGTGATGGCACGGCTCGAGGACCGCTTGGCGAACATCCCGAACAGCACGATCGACTATGTCGAGATTAAAGACTATCCGACGTTGACAGAGGCGACCCTCGCGTCAACCGAACTTTTGATTGCCGTAGCGGTGCAGTTCGAACGGGCCCGCTTGATTGATAATGTGATTTGGAAGAGAGGATGA
- the panD gene encoding aspartate 1-decarboxylase → MIRTFMHAKLHKATVTEANLHYVGSITIDEDLMDAVGIMENEHVHITNNHNGARIETYVIKGERGSGVVCLNGAAARHFQVGDVVIIMAYGQMTAEEAKQHRPKVAVLNERNEIDQLLYEEIAHTIL, encoded by the coding sequence ATGATTCGAACATTTATGCATGCAAAGCTACACAAGGCGACCGTCACCGAGGCGAACTTGCATTACGTCGGCTCGATCACGATCGATGAAGATTTGATGGACGCGGTCGGCATCATGGAGAACGAACATGTGCACATCACGAACAACCATAACGGGGCTCGCATCGAGACGTACGTCATCAAGGGCGAACGGGGCTCGGGCGTCGTCTGTTTGAACGGGGCTGCGGCCCGTCACTTCCAAGTCGGCGATGTCGTCATCATCATGGCGTACGGTCAGATGACAGCGGAAGAAGCGAAACAGCATCGTCCGAAAGTCGCCGTGTTGAACGAGCGGAACGAAATCGATCAACTTCTGTACGAAGAGATCGCCCATACGATTCTATGA
- the panB gene encoding 3-methyl-2-oxobutanoate hydroxymethyltransferase yields MHTMTSLLKKMKQEEKLVMLTAYDYPSAKLAESAGVDIILVGDSLGMVVLGYDSTIPVTTSDMVHHAKAVRRGARDTFVVVDMPFATYHGDFDRTLQAAASLFQDGQADAIKLEGAGEVLETIERLTKVGMPCVAHLGLTPQSVGVLEGYKVQGKSLEDAEQLIADSLEAERVGAKMLVLECVPHQLAKKIAEALTIPVIGIGAGADVDGQVLVYHDILKYGVDRLPKFVEAYADVNEVATTAIRNYVEATKDGSFPLERHTFTMDESLLDTLYGGKA; encoded by the coding sequence ATGCACACGATGACTTCGTTATTGAAGAAGATGAAGCAGGAAGAAAAATTGGTCATGTTGACAGCCTACGACTATCCGTCGGCGAAGCTGGCCGAGTCGGCAGGCGTCGACATCATTTTGGTCGGCGATTCGCTGGGGATGGTCGTGCTCGGTTACGACTCGACGATCCCGGTGACGACTTCCGACATGGTCCACCATGCCAAGGCCGTGCGCCGTGGGGCACGGGACACGTTCGTCGTCGTCGACATGCCGTTCGCGACATACCATGGTGATTTCGACCGCACGCTTCAAGCGGCCGCGTCGTTGTTCCAAGACGGACAAGCCGACGCGATCAAGCTCGAAGGGGCCGGCGAGGTGCTCGAGACGATCGAGCGTTTGACGAAAGTCGGTATGCCGTGTGTGGCCCATCTCGGTCTTACACCGCAATCGGTCGGTGTGCTCGAAGGGTATAAAGTACAAGGCAAATCGCTCGAGGATGCCGAACAGTTGATCGCGGACAGCCTCGAGGCAGAACGGGTCGGTGCGAAGATGCTCGTCCTCGAGTGTGTACCGCATCAATTGGCCAAAAAGATTGCCGAGGCACTTACGATCCCGGTCATCGGCATCGGTGCCGGTGCCGACGTGGACGGCCAAGTGCTCGTCTATCACGATATTTTGAAGTATGGCGTCGACCGTCTGCCGAAGTTCGTCGAGGCGTACGCCGACGTGAACGAGGTGGCGACGACGGCAATTCGTAATTACGTCGAAGCGACGAAAGACGGCTCATTCCCGCTCGAACGACACACGTTCACGATGGATGAGTCGCTACTCGATACGCTCTACGGGGGCAAGGCATGA
- a CDS encoding biotin--[acetyl-CoA-carboxylase] ligase, whose product MASTRGKVLNLLQDGTVWSGQELARQLSISRTAIWKHIETLKQDGYAIETIPRKGYQLSGQTDRLDEPAFVSFRKGRFGQVVHAYEQIDTTQRIAHELAQKDAPEGTLVISEEQTAGRGQLGRNWYNPSHVNIAASVILRPALPIRDASKLTLMAASAFARALHAQGIPATIKWPNDLLLNGKKIGGILTEMQTEGDRIQAVILGFGMNVNSDAIPDELAHRATSIKLETRQTYRRSELLATLLVELEAEYDLFLESGFGPVRDHWLEHAAYLDEPVTLTASGKPRLGTMRGISEEGALLLEREGMVEPIYSAEIAVWND is encoded by the coding sequence ATGGCTTCGACACGCGGAAAAGTCTTAAATCTATTGCAGGACGGGACAGTGTGGAGCGGGCAAGAGTTGGCCCGCCAATTAAGTATTTCACGTACCGCTATTTGGAAACATATCGAGACGTTAAAACAAGACGGGTATGCGATTGAGACGATCCCCCGCAAAGGGTATCAATTATCTGGTCAGACCGACCGGCTCGATGAACCGGCGTTCGTGTCGTTCCGGAAAGGACGGTTCGGACAAGTCGTCCATGCGTACGAGCAAATCGACACGACCCAGCGCATCGCCCATGAATTGGCGCAAAAAGACGCGCCAGAAGGGACGCTCGTCATCAGCGAGGAACAGACGGCCGGACGAGGACAACTCGGCCGGAACTGGTATAACCCGAGCCACGTCAATATCGCGGCGAGCGTAATCTTGCGTCCGGCGTTGCCGATTCGCGACGCCTCGAAATTGACGCTCATGGCGGCGAGCGCTTTCGCCCGCGCCCTGCACGCACAAGGTATCCCGGCCACGATCAAATGGCCGAACGACTTGTTGCTCAACGGGAAGAAAATCGGTGGGATTTTGACCGAGATGCAAACGGAAGGAGACCGGATTCAAGCCGTCATCCTCGGGTTCGGGATGAACGTCAACAGTGATGCCATCCCGGACGAGCTCGCCCATCGCGCGACTTCGATCAAACTTGAAACGAGACAGACGTATCGCAGAAGTGAGTTGCTCGCCACCTTGCTCGTAGAGCTTGAAGCGGAATATGACTTGTTCCTCGAGTCCGGGTTTGGCCCTGTGCGCGACCATTGGCTCGAACACGCCGCCTATTTGGACGAACCGGTCACGTTGACCGCGTCAGGTAAGCCACGACTTGGGACGATGCGCGGAATCTCGGAGGAAGGGGCGCTCCTGTTAGAACGGGAAGGAATGGTCGAGCCAATCTATTCGGCCGAGATCGCGGTTTGGAATGATTGA